The Lusitaniella coriacea LEGE 07157 genome segment TCAAGTAGAATCGTCATCATCGAGTGCTACTAATGTAAAAATCTACTACGTGTTTTTCAAAATAAAAGATTGGATTCCTCTGAGTTTTTTTACATTCCTAAATAAATGCCATAGTTGACCTTGCTTATAATTTTTTTTCAGGTAATCCTCAGCCCGTTTTATCGTTTCTTGTATCAACTCTGGTAACTTATTTTTGTTGTAAATATAAAAATCTTTTTCACTTGTATCATTGGAAAAAATATCTTTTGGGATTTTTTGGAAGACTAGGTGCAAGACAAAGAGCTTTCCATGCTTGAATAAAGCATCTTCAGTTTTACTGCTATTTTTGCCTTGCCGATTTTTGATAATCGCCTCAACTTCTCGTTTGACATCTATCTGTCTATAGAGTTGCAGTGCGTGAACGTGATGGTTAAATAAGGTCGTATATGGAGGTTGAGACGGATCTGACCAAAGCTTGCTTAGTTCTTGCTTAGCTGTCATCACTAGCTTGACATCTCTACTGGCACAAGCTAAAGCTACAGTGGCTTCCTCTAGCTCATAATTTTTATCGTTTCTTTCAATTGTTTCTGCTGTTCGCTTGTAGTGATATTTTTTGCCGCAAGTTTTGAATTCTCTAGACAGCCTTTCTTGTTGAGAGTCTAAGGCAACAAAATCTCGGCTTTCTACTTTATTTTGGGTATTAGTTGCCCGTGTAACTTTTTCTCCAAAATCTTCTTCGCAGTTTTCTAAACAAATAAATCGAATGGAAATTTCTGCATCTTCAATTATCTCTTTTAACTCTTGCGATGAATCTTGGTACAACGCTCCGATGCAACCTATTGTCTGAGCGCCATTAACAATGCTAATTCCTTTAGCATTAAACTCTCCACGTTGTCTATCTTTTTTCGCTCCGACTTTAGAAATTTCCTGACACAAGACCGTGATGCCGTTATTAAAGTACCAGAAGAGTTCTGGGGCATTTTCTAAGGTTTTTGCCATTTCCTCGTTAACATCACTATCTCCAAGAAACTCTCGAATATTTTGATCGAAAAGTTTGTTTTTATGTTGCACCCACCATTTACCGACATCGGCCGCATTGATCTGCCCGTAGAATGCTTTGTAAGGCTCAACTATCATTCCCCAATGTGAAAGCTTAAAGCGAACTTCTATGTCTTCTGGGTTGTTTCGCTCGTAGACAGCTTTAAATGCTTTCTCCAGATTAAATTCTTCAAGGGAAGCTATCTCTTCACCATCATTGAGTCCTTCAATTAAATCGTCGAGAACATCTCGGCTATGCCTAGCTAATTTTGAACCTGTATGAGCAATGATGACTTTGATTTTGAGTCCAGGACTGTTCAGAGCTGAGTTGATGTCTTCTTCTTTATATTCAAACTTTTCATTAAATCTTTCATGCTTGTGTATGCTGAAATTTAGTAGATCGAAAATTCCATCTTTAAAGCTTCGCATTTCTCCAGCTTTTGGCGTGCTTTTTCCATTTTTTATCCACTTCGACTGAACTAACCAAAGCGTATTTTGTTTTTTCTGAAATAGTAGTGCATCAATCCCATTATCGTCATATCCATCAACAACAGCGTCAGAGGCTTGGCTAGGACTAGCCTCAGCTAAAATATGGAGCGAATAAGCTGCTAGCGCTCGACTTCTGAAAGCGAGTTGCTTCTCATTTGCTTTTTTCTCTGCATAATCCGTCATATCTATTAGCTCAGCAAAAAGCCCATCCAGTTCAGCTTCTACCTGCTTGATGTGAAATGTAGATAATTGATCGCTCATGGTTTCCTTTCTTTGATCTCCTAAAACCCCAACTTCTGAAACGCCCTGCGCTTCACCTCCTCCCCCCGACGATCGTACTTCGCCGTCGTCACCGGAGAAGCATGACCTGTCAACTTCTGCACTGTGACGATATCCACCCCCGCATCCAACAAATCCGAGGAAAAGACTTTGCTAAAAATGGCAAAATCAGAGCGGGGAAGCAGTGTTTGAAGTGTAAAGAATGTAAGAAAAATTTTTCAATTTAGCTTAAAAGTCATCTCACCGCAGCCTTCCGGAACCGCATGATTACAAAAGACAACGCAATCCCTACAAATAAAGATGTCGCCGGAGCCAAGAGCAGGCACGGCGACGCGCCCGCAAAAGGTGCATGGAGCCAAAGCCGCCTCAGAAGGAGGCGAGTCGCGGACGCTGTGGGTGCAAGAGTCGCACACGAAGGGAGTTGAGGCTTTTCGTCGGCGAGCTAGAGGTCGCCCCGAGAAGAATCGTCGTGTCCCGACATCCTTGCTCTGGCAAAAAGCACACTTCACCATGAAGACTCCTCGATCGCATTGAGCTACCTAACTATAACTTAGGCGATCGCGCCCTTTCAAAATCTCAACTTCTGAACCGCCCTGCGTTTCGTTTCCTCCCCGCGACGATCGTACTTCGCCGTCGTCGCCGGAGAAGCATGACCCGCCAACTTCTGCACCGTAACGATATCCACCCCCGCATCCAACAAATCCGAGCAAAAGGTTCGCCGAAAATCGTGGGGACTAAAGGCTTCTATCCCCGCTTGTTTCGCCCGTCGCCGCAGGATTTTCAACACCGCATCGGCACACATCGCGCGGATCTCAAGATGTCCCCCCTTGCGAATCGGACAGAGCAGCGCGCCGGGAGCCTCCCCCCGCACTGCCAACCAAGCGCGCAGGAAGGAAATTGCCCCGGACGGTAAATACGCCGTCCGGTCTTTATTGCCCTTGCCCCGGCGCACTGCCAGCGCTCCCGTTTCTGGGTCGAAATCCCGCACCGCCAGCGCCGCCACTTCCGCCCGACGCAACCCCGCACCGCGCAGGATCGCCATCAGCGCCGCATCCCGGAGATCGATCGGTCGAGCGAGATCGCAGGTTGCCATCAACGCCGCAATTTCCTCGGACGAGAGCGCCCGACCTCTGAGGGTTCGCGTTTCCTTAATTCTGCCCAAATCCACGGCTTTCGAGTAATCGAGGGGGTCAATTAAATCCAGGCGCAGCGCCTCTTTGAGAACGCGCCGCAAGGCACAGAGCATCTTAGAAGCCGTCGCCGGAGCGTAGCGCACTTTGAGTGCGGTTCGCAGCGCCGAGGTGTGGCGGTAGCGCAACTTCGCCCAATCGAGGGTATCCCCGTCGCACTGTCCCGAGGTGAGCAGGCGCGCGATCGCGTCGAGGGATTGTTTCATCGTCGGACGGGAACCGGGGGCGAGGGAGTCGAGGTAAACCCGCGCCGGATGCTGGGCTAAAGAGAGGGGGACTCCGAGGGAAAGGTCTTCTGGGTCATCGAGAACGAGCGGAGGGCGCATAGCTCTTGAAAAGTTTGCTTCTAGAGAGCTATTTTTTCACGCTCGCGTACCTTCTTCAATTATCAGTGAGCAGTTATCAGTATTTCAGAGAGTTAAAAACGATCGCGCCCCCGAATCTGTCCGCCAAGCAGCGAAAGAGGAAATCAAAATTGGGTTGTTAAACTGGGATTTGACCGCCCTTGGCAAAACAGCAATGAAACAACTGGTAGAATTCACCCTCGAAGATGGCAGCACGATCTTAGTCGAAGTAGAGGAACCGCCAACCCCCGGCCCAGAACCCGTTTCTCGACCCGGTGAGATTGCCGCCAAAGCAAAAAAAACTTTCGCGCAAGCTTTAGATGACTTACAGCCAATGATGAAGCAGATGAGGAAGAAGATTGATGCTTTCAGCGAATCGGGCGATGAAATCGAAGTGAAATTTGGCGTGAAACTGAGCGGTCAAGTTGGGGCTGTGGTTACGGCGGGTGCAGAAGCGAGTTACGAGGTGACGGTGAAGTGGAGTAAGAAGTGAGCGATAAGTTTCTGGCTTACCAAAAGGCGATCGCGCGCATTTTGGATTCAGATGGTCGAATATCGGGTACGGGATTTCTTGTCTCGGAAAATTATCTCTTCACTTGCGCCCACGTTATTATTCAAGCCTTGGGACTCAACCAAGAGTCATTCCTGGAAACTCCCCAAGCTCTAATTTCCCTGGATTTTCCGAATTACCCAACTCAACTGGAGCGTAAGGGAATAGAGCGTAAGGCAACGGTTATTATTTGGAAACCTTGTCTGGAGTTTTTTCAAAGCAAACTGTTAAATGCCCAAGTTGGGGAAGATATTGCCCTATTAGAACTGAACGAACCCCTCTCTTGCGATGAGTTAGAATCCATCTCATTAACCCCAGTAGAAAATCCTTGGGATCATGAGTTTCGCGTTTATGGATTTCCCAATAACTACAATTTAGGGTTATCGACAATGGGAAAGCTGCGAACGCTTCAAGGTCGTCGCTGGGTGCAACTGAAAGTCGATGCCAATGAGCCTCCCATTGAAGGAGGATTTAGCGGTGCGCCGTTATGGGATGAAACCGTGGAGGGAGTGATTGGCATGACCGTTGCCGCAGAAAAATGCGATCCACAGGGGAATCGAGCCAGAGAAGTTTCCTTTGCAATTCCCGCATCAATTCTTCAAAAAATTTGGTTGCGACAAGGACGATTAATCGAACTCCTCAGACCTTGTAAAAAATCGCTGAAACAGCAAATCCAGAGAGCGTACAATGCTTGTCGCCCTCCTGCGTGGAATGGAGAACAACCCACGACACTCGTTGAAATTGTCAGCGCTCTCAATGATTTGGACGAGCGTGATTCGGCAAACAGAGAATATAGCCCCCTGGTTGAGTTTGCCGTTCGTCTGGCGAATTGTGCGGAAATAACTAATGTCCTGCGCCAAGACCTGCAAATGTGGGTTGAGTTAACCTTTGAGTTAGACGGCAAGGAATTTGCTCGACTGCGCGATCGCCTCGCCAATCGTCAAACCAATCCTCAAGAGCCAGACCCCAAATCCAGCTTATTGATTTCCCTTGACGATCGAGAAGTCAAAGCTCAATACCAAATCCAAGCTTGGTTAATTGAAAGCGACAAGATTGAAAATTCCAGCGCTCGACCCAAACAACAAGAGTTGAATGATGACTCAAAAGATGACTCAAGGGAATCTAGCTATTATTCATTCCCGCAATTGGCAAGTCAAATGCCAAAACCCATTGCAGACTTACTCGATGAAGTGTTTGACAAGATTGAGGGCGAACTGCAAATAGAAGTTTTTGTCCCCTTTGATATTCTTCATTTAGCGCCCGATTCTTGGGAATACGAGATGGACTGGGATAGCCCTCGCCCGATTGGATGTCATTGTCCTGTCGTGTTGCGGGTTTGGGATCGTCTGGGATACAAAAAGCCTTATAAAAAACGATTTGCTTCTCAGTGGAAAAAAAGATGGAAGCGCAAAAAAAACGATGAGTCCCATTGTTGCAGTCAAGTTTTGGTATGCAGCGATCGCGCGGATGATGAAATTTATACAGATTGGGCAACAGAAATCGCAATCGGGCTGAGAAAGACAAAAACTCCCAAGCCAGGGAAAGGAGGGTTATTTTCTTTCCTGATGGTAGAAGGTGTGCCAATTGCCCTCTGGCTCAGGCAAGATTTCGATCGATGTTGCAGTGGGGAACAATACCAAGAACTTCTGAATGCGCCCTTGTGGGAACTGCCTCAGAAGCTCAGAATTGTTAGAAATGCTCCCCGCGATCGCGACACCCATATCGGGCATCACCTCTCGCTTCTGTGGGACAATCCCTACAAAGTTCCTCCCGATTCTCCTTTGTATAACGCTTTTATCTAGTTACTCACTGCTCACTGCTCACTGACATGACCACTTGGAAGATTTTTAACGGCAACGGCACGATCAAAAAAGACTGGGAACTTCCCGACCCTCCCAGTTGGCGGCGCTTTGGCTATCAAGTGGAAGATCGCGGCGCTAAGTTTATCGCTCAGGGAGATGAAATCGAACTGGTCAACGCGGCGCTCTATCTGCGCCGTCCTCTGTTGGTCACGGGAAGACCGGGAACCGGGAAAACCAGTCTCGCCTACGCGGTGGCGCGGGAATTGGGACTGGGAGAAGTGTTAGTCTGGCCCATTGCGACGCGCTCCACGTTGCAAGAGGGGTTGTATCGCTACGATGCCATCGGTCGCCTGCGCGATAGTCAACAACCGAGTCCGTCCAACTCCCCTAAAGAGGATTCGGGTCAGTCTCGAAAAAGCACACCGGAAGATATCGGTAAATACATTCGTTTGGGGCCCTTGGGAACAGCGATGCTATCTTCCCCTAAACCGCGCGCCTTGCTGATTGACGAAATCGATAAAAGCGACATCGATTTGCCCAACGACCTATTGAATATCTTTGAGGAAGGGGAATTCGATATTCCCGAATTGGTCAGGATTAAGGAGGAACAGGCGGAAGTTGAGGTGCAGACTTATTATCGGCGCGATGGAGAACAAACCTACAAAATTCCAGGGGGATTGGTGCAAGCGACGACGTTTCCCTTTGTGATTATGACCAGTAACGGAGAGCGGGAATTTCCCCCAGCATTTCTGCGGCGGTGTTTGCGTTTGGATATGAAGGAACCGAATGAGGAATTCCTCAAAAAAATTGTCAAAAAGCATTTGGTCGATAAAAAAGGAGAGTTACCCCAAGAGATAGAAGACTTGATTCAAGAGTTTTTGAAGCGACGCGACAAACAACAAAAAAACTTGGCAACCGACCAACTGCTCAATGCCATTTATCTGGTTACCCAAGAGCGCGCCCCCACGGAGAAAGACCTGAAGAAATTGCGCGATCGCCTTTTTCAATCTTTGAGCGAGTCCTAGTTATAAAGATGGGGGAGGGAGTATGGGATTAGAACTGAGATGCTAGAGCAATTCATTCGCCGGGTGCAAAATGCCAATTTGTATGGGGAAGGGGAACCCCCAACCGCCGAAAACATTGCCGATATGCTCTGGCTGGCACTACAAATGAGAGCGCATCAAGACTCCATCGAGTCTCCAACCCCTTCAGAATCCTCGTCTGGCGCATCCCCTCAACCTTCTCCGTCAACGATTGAAACTCAACCCGAACCGGAACCCTCAACGGAAGCGGAAGAGATTACAGAAACGCCTCCTGCTGCTGAATTACACGCTGACACCACCTCCTCTCCTTCCTCCGGAATCCCCTTTAAAACCCCCGCCGTTCCCGCTTTGCGTCACAGTCTTGCCATCTCCCGCGCCTTCAAACCCCTCAAAATCAAGGTTCCCTCGCGCACTCAGGCGGTTCTAGACCCCAAAGCAACCGCCGATCTCATTGCTGAAGAACGCCTGCCTTTAGCGGTTTTGAAAGCCATGCCGACGCGCTGGCTGGATGTGGCGCTTGTGGTCGAGGACAGCAATTCCTACGGGATTTGGCAGCAGACCATTAAAGAATTCCATCAATTACTCCTGCGTCAGGGGGCATTTCGAGATGTGCGCTTGTGGTTTGTGCGCTCGAACACAGATGGCAAACTACAATTATTTCCCTCTCCTCTCCCCCTCTCCGGTTCTCTCCGTCCCCCCGTCTCTCCCAAAACCCTCATCGATCCTGAAGGGCGGCGTTTAATCCTCGTCCTCAGCGATTGCGTTTCCCCAGCGTGGTATGCGGGGCAATGGTTAGACCTGTTGCAAACCTGGGGAAGGAAGAATCCCGTGACGATTTTACAGATGCTCCCCAGCAAGTTCTGGCGGCGCACGGCTTTGCGGAAGGCGGAGAGTGTTTGGATGAGTTCTCGGACTCCAGGGGCAAACAATCTGCACTGGCAGGTTGAAAGCCAAACCCCTTGGGAAGAGGATGGGGGTTCGCCTGCGGGTTTTCCCGTTCCCGTTGTCACGTTTAATCCCTATGCCTTGGGGGTTTGGGCGCAGACGGTGGCGGGTTTGGGAGGCACGCAAATCGCGGGGTATTCTTTTACTAAAACCTCTTCTCGTTTGGCTTTATTGCCTTCAATTCCTTCTTTTGAGGATTTTATTGCCACAACTTCTCCCACGGCGCGGCGCTTGGCGGCATT includes the following:
- a CDS encoding AIPR family protein, whose product is MSDQLSTFHIKQVEAELDGLFAELIDMTDYAEKKANEKQLAFRSRALAAYSLHILAEASPSQASDAVVDGYDDNGIDALLFQKKQNTLWLVQSKWIKNGKSTPKAGEMRSFKDGIFDLLNFSIHKHERFNEKFEYKEEDINSALNSPGLKIKVIIAHTGSKLARHSRDVLDDLIEGLNDGEEIASLEEFNLEKAFKAVYERNNPEDIEVRFKLSHWGMIVEPYKAFYGQINAADVGKWWVQHKNKLFDQNIREFLGDSDVNEEMAKTLENAPELFWYFNNGITVLCQEISKVGAKKDRQRGEFNAKGISIVNGAQTIGCIGALYQDSSQELKEIIEDAEISIRFICLENCEEDFGEKVTRATNTQNKVESRDFVALDSQQERLSREFKTCGKKYHYKRTAETIERNDKNYELEEATVALACASRDVKLVMTAKQELSKLWSDPSQPPYTTLFNHHVHALQLYRQIDVKREVEAIIKNRQGKNSSKTEDALFKHGKLFVLHLVFQKIPKDIFSNDTSEKDFYIYNKNKLPELIQETIKRAEDYLKKNYKQGQLWHLFRNVKKLRGIQSFILKNT
- a CDS encoding tyrosine-type recombinase/integrase, with the protein product MRPPLVLDDPEDLSLGVPLSLAQHPARVYLDSLAPGSRPTMKQSLDAIARLLTSGQCDGDTLDWAKLRYRHTSALRTALKVRYAPATASKMLCALRRVLKEALRLDLIDPLDYSKAVDLGRIKETRTLRGRALSSEEIAALMATCDLARPIDLRDAALMAILRGAGLRRAEVAALAVRDFDPETGALAVRRGKGNKDRTAYLPSGAISFLRAWLAVRGEAPGALLCPIRKGGHLEIRAMCADAVLKILRRRAKQAGIEAFSPHDFRRTFCSDLLDAGVDIVTVQKLAGHASPATTAKYDRRGEETKRRAVQKLRF
- a CDS encoding CU044_2847 family protein; translated protein: MKQLVEFTLEDGSTILVEVEEPPTPGPEPVSRPGEIAAKAKKTFAQALDDLQPMMKQMRKKIDAFSESGDEIEVKFGVKLSGQVGAVVTAGAEASYEVTVKWSKK
- a CDS encoding VMAP-C domain-containing protein codes for the protein MSDKFLAYQKAIARILDSDGRISGTGFLVSENYLFTCAHVIIQALGLNQESFLETPQALISLDFPNYPTQLERKGIERKATVIIWKPCLEFFQSKLLNAQVGEDIALLELNEPLSCDELESISLTPVENPWDHEFRVYGFPNNYNLGLSTMGKLRTLQGRRWVQLKVDANEPPIEGGFSGAPLWDETVEGVIGMTVAAEKCDPQGNRAREVSFAIPASILQKIWLRQGRLIELLRPCKKSLKQQIQRAYNACRPPAWNGEQPTTLVEIVSALNDLDERDSANREYSPLVEFAVRLANCAEITNVLRQDLQMWVELTFELDGKEFARLRDRLANRQTNPQEPDPKSSLLISLDDREVKAQYQIQAWLIESDKIENSSARPKQQELNDDSKDDSRESSYYSFPQLASQMPKPIADLLDEVFDKIEGELQIEVFVPFDILHLAPDSWEYEMDWDSPRPIGCHCPVVLRVWDRLGYKKPYKKRFASQWKKRWKRKKNDESHCCSQVLVCSDRADDEIYTDWATEIAIGLRKTKTPKPGKGGLFSFLMVEGVPIALWLRQDFDRCCSGEQYQELLNAPLWELPQKLRIVRNAPRDRDTHIGHHLSLLWDNPYKVPPDSPLYNAFI
- a CDS encoding AAA family ATPase, with the translated sequence MTTWKIFNGNGTIKKDWELPDPPSWRRFGYQVEDRGAKFIAQGDEIELVNAALYLRRPLLVTGRPGTGKTSLAYAVARELGLGEVLVWPIATRSTLQEGLYRYDAIGRLRDSQQPSPSNSPKEDSGQSRKSTPEDIGKYIRLGPLGTAMLSSPKPRALLIDEIDKSDIDLPNDLLNIFEEGEFDIPELVRIKEEQAEVEVQTYYRRDGEQTYKIPGGLVQATTFPFVIMTSNGEREFPPAFLRRCLRLDMKEPNEEFLKKIVKKHLVDKKGELPQEIEDLIQEFLKRRDKQQKNLATDQLLNAIYLVTQERAPTEKDLKKLRDRLFQSLSES